The proteins below come from a single Fastidiosipila sanguinis genomic window:
- a CDS encoding glycoside hydrolase family 65 protein: protein MANIYKNRFSEEVRKYLSDDEWLHVEENYDRLANYENESIFALTSGKMSSRGAHEEGFSLKSLPAHYVHGVFDRSEAYQRELVNTPDWAKLKMYVSLEPIALETGQGISDYIRVLDLKNGLVAKHYIHESREGRKTQVEIVKYMSREHQTVGGFRYYITPLNYEEVIEFENIIDATVTNFLDYPRFRVKHLTVRDVFSLGGDGVGVLTETRDFLQAVCTTAAVRMSDLNGEEISTNREFKPFGEVACEFFDAKPKEGQTIVIDKFAAVAAEKDGFDVRKVSEHDLRIAIEEGFEHHLEKNREIYAEMWKRADIKVSGDEKMQKGLRFNIFHLMGTPNPRDNMTNLGPKLMHGEEYGGHAFWDTELFMLPFFSLVFPEIAKNLVEYRYNMLPGAKRNAKKRGGLGARYPWQSADTGDEECPEWTILYDGSVEPCTVADEEVHVTADVIYGGMQYYLYTGDDEYFYNNLIEMLIETSRFWLSRLEWNAAQERFEITGITGPDEWHENVSNNTFTNYMTRWSLQYAAQELQKVQVDRPEIYARVAKKVDFDPAEIDKWLETAELIYVPEAAEDGLIEQFEGYFDLHDKEIYEYNDNNMPLWPEELKQYPREETTILKQADIVMLMFLFRDVFPMEVQRRNFEYYEKRTMHGSSLSPSIYCLMGVHTGNDKLAYEYLERTTYIDLENKNNNTREGLHAAAMGGTWQAVVFGYGGLTVFKNGEIHFDPNLPKEWSGLEFRFVYRGALLTVNLTHDDIKVTSDKDEKLNYYYNGELKEVEIAG from the coding sequence ATGGCGAATATCTATAAGAATAGATTTAGTGAAGAAGTACGTAAATACTTGTCTGATGATGAGTGGTTGCACGTAGAAGAGAACTACGACAGATTAGCAAACTACGAAAATGAGAGTATTTTTGCTTTGACCTCTGGAAAGATGAGTTCTAGAGGAGCTCATGAAGAGGGATTTTCATTGAAATCTCTACCTGCACATTATGTACATGGAGTATTTGATAGATCTGAAGCTTACCAAAGAGAACTGGTTAATACACCAGACTGGGCAAAGCTTAAAATGTATGTTTCCTTAGAACCAATAGCTTTGGAAACAGGACAAGGAATCTCAGACTATATTAGAGTTCTTGATTTAAAGAATGGTTTAGTCGCAAAACACTATATACATGAATCTAGAGAAGGACGTAAAACTCAAGTAGAAATTGTTAAATATATGAGCCGTGAACACCAAACAGTTGGTGGATTCAGGTACTACATTACACCTTTAAACTACGAGGAAGTAATTGAGTTTGAAAATATTATTGATGCAACAGTAACAAACTTCCTAGATTATCCACGTTTTAGAGTTAAACACTTAACAGTTAGAGATGTGTTCTCACTAGGTGGCGATGGTGTAGGTGTATTGACAGAAACTAGAGATTTCCTCCAGGCAGTATGTACTACTGCAGCTGTCAGAATGAGTGACCTAAATGGTGAAGAGATCTCAACAAATAGAGAATTCAAACCATTTGGAGAAGTAGCATGTGAGTTCTTCGATGCTAAGCCAAAAGAAGGTCAAACAATTGTTATAGATAAGTTTGCAGCAGTAGCAGCAGAGAAAGATGGATTCGATGTTAGAAAAGTCAGTGAGCATGATTTAAGAATTGCTATAGAAGAAGGCTTCGAACATCACCTAGAGAAGAACAGAGAAATCTATGCTGAGATGTGGAAACGTGCAGACATCAAGGTTTCTGGCGATGAGAAGATGCAAAAAGGTTTGCGCTTTAATATTTTCCACTTGATGGGAACTCCAAACCCACGTGATAACATGACAAACTTAGGACCTAAATTAATGCATGGTGAAGAGTACGGTGGTCATGCTTTCTGGGATACAGAATTGTTTATGCTACCTTTCTTCAGCTTGGTTTTCCCAGAGATTGCAAAGAATTTAGTTGAATATAGATACAATATGCTACCAGGCGCTAAACGTAATGCTAAGAAACGTGGTGGTTTAGGTGCTAGATATCCATGGCAATCTGCAGATACAGGTGATGAAGAATGTCCTGAGTGGACAATCCTTTACGATGGTTCTGTTGAGCCTTGTACAGTTGCTGATGAGGAAGTTCACGTAACAGCTGACGTTATCTATGGTGGAATGCAGTACTATCTCTACACAGGAGATGACGAGTATTTCTACAATAATTTAATTGAAATGTTGATTGAAACTTCTAGATTCTGGTTGTCCAGATTAGAGTGGAATGCTGCACAAGAAAGATTCGAGATCACAGGTATTACTGGTCCAGATGAGTGGCACGAAAATGTTTCTAACAATACTTTCACAAACTATATGACACGTTGGTCATTGCAATATGCAGCTCAAGAATTGCAGAAAGTTCAAGTCGATAGACCAGAGATCTATGCTAGAGTTGCGAAGAAAGTTGACTTCGATCCAGCAGAGATTGACAAATGGTTGGAAACTGCAGAGTTAATCTATGTTCCTGAAGCAGCTGAAGATGGCTTGATTGAACAGTTTGAAGGTTACTTCGATTTACACGATAAAGAAATTTACGAATACAATGACAACAACATGCCTCTCTGGCCAGAGGAGCTAAAGCAGTATCCTCGTGAAGAGACAACTATCTTGAAACAAGCAGACATAGTTATGTTGATGTTCTTGTTTAGAGATGTTTTCCCAATGGAAGTTCAGAGAAGAAACTTCGAGTATTACGAGAAGAGAACTATGCATGGTTCTTCACTAAGTCCAAGTATTTATTGCTTAATGGGTGTTCATACAGGTAATGATAAATTAGCTTATGAGTACTTAGAAAGAACAACTTATATAGACTTAGAAAATAAAAATAATAATACTCGTGAAGGTTTGCACGCAGCAGCAATGGGTGGTACCTGGCAAGCTGTAGTATTCGGTTATGGTGGTTTGACAGTATTCAAGAATGGTGAAATTCACTTCGACCCTAACCTACCAAAAGAATGGTCAGGGTTAGAGTTTAGATTTGTATATAGAGGAGCTCTATTGACTGTCAATCTAACTCACGATGATATTAAGGTTACTTCAGATAAAGATGAGAAATTAAATTACTACTATAACGGTGAATTAAAAGAAGTTGAAATCGCAGGCTAG
- a CDS encoding carbohydrate ABC transporter permease, giving the protein MKTSKTTKVIFFIIAAIVSITFIFPFVWMMLTAVKPEPEVMTFPPKILPSEWKWHNFVDAWNSQAFGLYTFNSLLISFFNILGQVISGSLAAYAFAKFDFKGKTFFFMLLLGTMMLPWDVTVIPQYMQFNMLGWIDTLKPLIVPALFGSAYYIYLMRQYVEQVSNDFSEAAKIDGANEWQIYSEIYMPMMKPVIALVAVQTFVTCWNDYLGPLVFLNSRSKYTLALGLASFKGVHETAIVPTMCIAVVMCAVPIAIYLLGQAQMVEGITAGGVKG; this is encoded by the coding sequence ATGAAAACATCTAAAACTACAAAAGTAATTTTCTTTATTATTGCTGCTATAGTATCCATAACTTTTATCTTCCCATTTGTATGGATGATGCTGACTGCAGTTAAACCAGAACCAGAAGTAATGACCTTCCCACCAAAGATTTTACCTAGTGAATGGAAGTGGCATAACTTCGTAGATGCTTGGAATTCACAAGCGTTTGGATTATATACATTCAACTCATTATTGATAAGCTTCTTCAATATTCTAGGTCAAGTAATATCAGGTTCATTAGCAGCATATGCTTTTGCAAAGTTTGATTTTAAAGGAAAGACATTCTTCTTTATGCTCCTATTAGGAACCATGATGTTGCCTTGGGACGTTACAGTCATCCCTCAATACATGCAATTTAATATGCTAGGCTGGATTGACACATTAAAACCACTTATTGTTCCAGCTTTATTCGGATCAGCTTATTACATTTACCTAATGAGACAATATGTTGAACAAGTATCAAACGATTTCTCAGAAGCAGCCAAGATTGATGGTGCTAATGAGTGGCAAATTTATAGTGAAATTTATATGCCAATGATGAAACCTGTAATAGCACTCGTTGCAGTTCAAACATTCGTTACTTGTTGGAACGACTACCTTGGACCATTGGTATTCTTAAATAGTAGAAGCAAATATACTTTAGCCTTGGGACTAGCTAGTTTCAAAGGTGTACATGAAACTGCAATTGTTCCAACAATGTGTATAGCAGTAGTAATGTGTGCAGTACCTATTGCAATTTACCTATTAGGTCAAGCACAAATGGTAGAAGGTATCACAGCTGGTGGTGTTAAAGGTTAG
- a CDS encoding sugar ABC transporter permease: MSKRKDTNKNRPYSRSAPYMSKRKDAKKNRLYSRSTPYLFLLPWFIGLILFTAGPLLMSLIMSFFNWPVIGSPEFVGLNNYVTMFTQDPQFWSSLKITMLFTVIFVPLKLVLALVLALIISKNIKGATAFRVAFYLPTVISSVAVSIIFDWMLNSEFGIINYLLSLIGIKGPDWLNNPSSAFAALIMASIWSVGSLMLVFYTALKGVPIDVYEAATIDGASEMRQFFSITLPLITPTILFNTVTSIITTLQSLDLVMLLTKGGPLRSTHMYGLFVYNNAFDKHKLGYAAANAWVMFIIIMILTALVFKSSDFWVYTKKKGGKK; the protein is encoded by the coding sequence ATGTCAAAAAGAAAGGATACCAACAAAAATAGACCATATAGTAGATCAGCTCCATATATGTCAAAAAGAAAGGACGCCAAAAAGAATAGACTATACAGTAGATCCACACCATATCTGTTCTTATTACCATGGTTTATTGGCTTGATATTATTTACTGCTGGTCCATTGCTCATGTCCTTAATAATGAGCTTTTTCAACTGGCCAGTAATAGGCTCACCTGAATTTGTGGGATTAAACAACTATGTAACAATGTTTACTCAAGATCCACAATTCTGGTCATCACTCAAAATTACAATGTTATTTACAGTAATTTTCGTACCATTGAAGCTTGTATTAGCACTAGTATTAGCTTTAATTATTAGTAAAAACATTAAGGGTGCAACTGCATTTAGAGTAGCATTCTACTTACCAACTGTTATCTCAAGTGTTGCAGTGTCAATCATATTTGACTGGATGTTAAACTCTGAATTCGGTATTATCAACTACCTACTTTCATTAATTGGAATAAAAGGTCCAGACTGGCTAAATAATCCAAGCTCAGCATTTGCGGCTTTGATTATGGCATCTATCTGGAGTGTTGGTTCATTAATGTTAGTTTTCTATACAGCGTTGAAAGGTGTTCCTATAGATGTTTATGAGGCAGCTACTATTGATGGAGCTAGTGAGATGAGGCAATTCTTTAGTATCACTTTGCCATTGATTACACCAACAATCCTATTTAATACAGTTACATCAATTATTACAACTTTACAAAGTTTAGATTTAGTCATGTTATTAACCAAAGGTGGTCCATTGAGATCAACTCATATGTACGGACTATTTGTTTATAACAACGCCTTTGATAAGCATAAGTTAGGCTATGCAGCTGCTAACGCCTGGGTCATGTTTATTATTATCATGATTTTAACAGCATTAGTCTTTAAATCTTCAGATTTCTGGGTTTATACCAAAAAAAAGGGAGGTAAAAAATAA
- a CDS encoding ABC transporter substrate-binding protein: protein MKFIKKAGAIALTIATAFSLVACNNSGGSNNGKVKIRFATWDNAQDLTDQQERVDRFNKENDKIEVSLEAYGDNYDTKVTAAMGGKDAPDVMYMWNYPKYSKALLSLNDFIEKEGKEYKDNFYETLWNYNKIGDDVYGIPVGFTTHVMYYNKDLFEKAGVEMPTGDWTWDDAKAAAEKISALDDSTFGLAVPIKPDPYDYEMFAWSNGGAFSDENGNMKDVINSEATAKPFAFFQEMIMDGTAVATNDYGEDNFKLGKIGMYMNGAWSVDALNASGINYGIALLPNFGDQKSQSIVSSSGLGISKDSKNAEAAWEFIKYWTSEELNKERIGFELPVLKSVVESEGLEKSEATVKFYEMLERSAEHMPASFIATDQWSNVSDDIQLALEQILNKNSAVDAKTAFDEVAAKAER from the coding sequence ATGAAATTTATCAAAAAAGCAGGAGCAATTGCTTTAACAATAGCTACAGCATTTTCTTTAGTAGCTTGTAACAACTCAGGCGGTTCTAATAACGGCAAAGTTAAAATCCGTTTTGCAACTTGGGATAACGCTCAAGACCTGACCGATCAACAAGAGAGAGTAGATAGATTCAACAAAGAGAATGACAAAATCGAAGTAAGCTTGGAAGCTTATGGTGATAACTACGATACAAAAGTAACAGCAGCTATGGGTGGTAAAGATGCTCCAGATGTAATGTATATGTGGAACTATCCAAAATATAGCAAAGCTTTGTTATCTCTAAACGACTTCATTGAAAAAGAAGGTAAAGAGTACAAAGATAACTTCTACGAAACATTATGGAACTATAACAAGATCGGTGACGATGTATATGGTATCCCAGTAGGATTTACAACTCACGTTATGTACTATAACAAAGACCTATTTGAAAAAGCTGGAGTAGAAATGCCAACAGGTGACTGGACTTGGGATGATGCAAAAGCAGCAGCAGAGAAAATCTCAGCATTGGATGATAGCACATTCGGTTTAGCAGTTCCTATTAAACCAGATCCATACGACTATGAGATGTTTGCTTGGTCAAACGGCGGAGCTTTCTCAGATGAGAACGGTAATATGAAGGATGTAATTAACTCTGAGGCTACAGCTAAGCCATTTGCATTCTTCCAAGAAATGATCATGGATGGTACTGCGGTAGCAACCAACGACTACGGGGAGGATAACTTCAAACTTGGCAAGATTGGTATGTACATGAACGGTGCTTGGTCAGTAGACGCATTGAATGCATCAGGTATTAACTACGGTATAGCTCTATTACCTAACTTCGGAGATCAAAAATCACAAAGTATCGTAAGTAGTTCAGGTTTAGGTATATCTAAAGATTCTAAGAACGCAGAAGCAGCTTGGGAATTTATTAAATATTGGACAAGCGAAGAATTGAACAAAGAAAGAATTGGCTTCGAGTTGCCGGTCTTGAAATCAGTTGTAGAATCTGAAGGTCTAGAGAAATCTGAAGCAACAGTAAAATTCTATGAAATGCTAGAGCGCTCAGCAGAACACATGCCAGCTTCATTTATAGCAACAGATCAATGGTCAAACGTATCTGATGATATTCAATTAGCTCTAGAGCAAATTTTGAACAAAAATTCAGCAGTTGATGCGAAAACAGCTTTCGACGAAGTAGCAGCTAAAGCAGAACGTTAA
- a CDS encoding IS3 family transposase (programmed frameshift): MAKHSFEFKKKVVLEYLDGKGGLDYLSKKYGFGSNSQIRKWINAYKAFGDEGLMRSRKKAKYSFEKKLYVVELYLSSEISYQDLAIREGINNPSMICNWVNRFRVAGPDALKPRKKGRKRKLDKPKIDSKAKQLEEKIVDTSAEYVKELEDELLKLKIENAFLKELRRLRLEDEAKMRERHSSSTVSEEKFKLKDLLSYTSMPKATYMYWQKRFYRENPDKEIEDKIIEIRETHKNYGYRRVVGELRNQGYCVNKKKVQRIMQKLVLQVTSFTRKSRKYSSYKGKVGTVAPNRIRRRFNTYIPHQKITTDTTEFKYYEINAKGHMTMHKLYLDPFMDMCNGEIISYAIDKNPSAKNVMGALEQAIAITSDCKYRRTFHSDQGWAYQMKAYSHRLKEERIFQSMSRKGNCRDNAVMENFFGLLKQEIYYGVTYYSYDELKSEIERYIKYYNEQRIKEKLGWLSPVQYRLRLLAA, from the exons ATGGCAAAACATAGTTTTGAATTCAAGAAGAAAGTTGTTTTAGAATATTTGGATGGTAAAGGTGGACTGGATTATCTTTCTAAAAAATATGGATTTGGCTCTAATTCTCAAATACGCAAATGGATCAATGCATATAAGGCGTTTGGCGATGAAGGATTAATGCGTTCTCGTAAAAAAGCAAAATATTCTTTCGAAAAGAAGCTTTATGTTGTAGAGTTATATCTATCAAGTGAGATTTCATACCAAGACTTGGCGATCCGAGAAGGTATAAACAATCCAAGTATGATTTGTAACTGGGTTAACCGCTTTCGTGTTGCTGGTCCTGATGCTTTGAAACCTCGTAAGAAAGGTCGAAAGAGAAAATTGGATAAACCTAAGATAGATAGTAAAGCTAAACAATTAGAAGAAAAAATAGTTGATACAAGTGCAGAATATGTTAAAGAACTAGAAGATGAATTGCTTAAACTAAAAATTGAGAATGCCTTTTTAAAAGAACTGAGGAGACTGCGTTTAGAGGACGAGGCAAAAATGAGAGAACGGCACTCGTCATCAACAGTCTCCGAGGAGA AATTCAAACTAAAAGACCTTCTCTCTTATACAAGCATGCCTAAAGCAACATATATGTACTGGCAGAAAAGATTCTATAGAGAGAACCCTGATAAAGAAATCGAGGATAAGATTATTGAAATCAGAGAGACTCACAAGAATTATGGTTATCGTCGAGTGGTTGGAGAATTAAGAAACCAAGGCTACTGTGTGAACAAAAAGAAAGTACAACGTATAATGCAAAAACTTGTTTTGCAGGTTACCTCCTTCACTCGAAAGAGCCGAAAGTACAGTTCGTACAAAGGTAAAGTCGGAACGGTTGCTCCTAATCGCATAAGGAGACGATTTAATACATATATTCCACATCAGAAGATTACAACAGATACTACAGAGTTTAAGTATTATGAGATTAATGCTAAGGGTCACATGACAATGCATAAGCTCTATCTGGATCCATTTATGGATATGTGTAATGGTGAAATAATAAGCTATGCAATTGACAAGAATCCTTCTGCTAAAAATGTCATGGGTGCATTGGAACAGGCTATTGCAATAACATCAGATTGCAAATATAGAAGGACTTTCCATTCGGATCAAGGCTGGGCTTACCAAATGAAAGCATACTCTCATCGTCTAAAAGAAGAAAGAATCTTCCAAAGTATGTCTCGTAAGGGCAACTGTCGTGATAACGCTGTTATGGAGAACTTCTTTGGACTACTTAAGCAAGAAATCTATTATGGTGTTACTTACTATAGCTATGATGAGCTAAAGTCAGAAATAGAACGATATATAAAGTATTATAATGAACAAAGGATTAAAGAAAAATTAGGATGGCTAAGTCCAGTGCAATACAGGCTTAGACTCTTGGCTGCATAA
- a CDS encoding DUF4091 domain-containing protein — MSFKFKLTDSLVKVFPEQEPDNLKEKKIKLLQGEVFNFQLAYTFEYQSGPLYLPDLTYELVSDEGLDISVERVELVPVTLPVYLDRVDDDYLFTDPRLAPDLLVPKETNIFRPYANQWRSLWFHVVVPEEMAAGKYNIKLNIKSLDKDELIWSDELEIEILDQQLPEQELIHTQWFHADTVADYYNVEVFSERHWELIDIHMEAAARNGVNLLLTPIFTPPLDTQIGGERTTIQLLEIEKNGNEYNFNFDKLDRWIDLALSHGIKYFEMAHLFTQWGAVACPKIIVKVDGQEEKLFGWHTKATSTEYKEFLQQLLTAMREYLEARGLWEKTYWHVSDEPNLSNIDTYAEAKKIVEPYLPAERTMDALSNYEFFEKGLVPRPIPTNDAIEPFLENNVENLWTYYCCAQVLEVSNRIISMPSARNRIIGAQLYLYDIEGFLQWGFNFYNAQFSRHLLNPYVNGDAMNGFVSGDAYLVYPGIKGEALDSIRGRVFFEALQDMRLLKALEFLTSKDEAKEVIKSVLGSNVTFKEYPKGEAGKAKLLELNKVIKEKISNLVTGEE, encoded by the coding sequence ATGAGTTTTAAATTCAAATTAACCGATTCTCTGGTAAAAGTTTTCCCAGAGCAAGAACCAGATAACTTAAAAGAAAAGAAGATTAAACTACTGCAAGGGGAAGTCTTTAACTTCCAGCTAGCTTATACTTTTGAATATCAAAGTGGTCCACTATATTTACCAGATCTTACTTATGAACTCGTTTCAGATGAAGGTTTAGACATTAGTGTTGAGCGAGTTGAGCTAGTGCCTGTAACGTTGCCAGTATATTTAGATAGAGTAGATGATGACTATCTTTTTACTGATCCTAGATTAGCACCAGACTTGTTAGTACCAAAAGAAACTAATATCTTCAGGCCTTATGCTAATCAATGGCGCAGTCTCTGGTTCCATGTTGTAGTCCCAGAAGAGATGGCGGCAGGAAAATATAATATTAAGTTGAATATAAAATCATTGGATAAAGATGAGCTGATCTGGTCTGATGAATTAGAAATTGAAATATTGGATCAGCAATTGCCTGAGCAAGAATTGATTCATACACAATGGTTCCATGCAGATACTGTTGCAGATTATTATAATGTTGAAGTTTTCTCCGAAAGACATTGGGAGCTAATTGATATTCACATGGAAGCAGCAGCCAGAAATGGGGTCAACTTATTACTGACACCTATTTTTACTCCACCGTTAGATACACAGATTGGAGGAGAAAGAACAACCATTCAGTTGCTAGAGATTGAGAAGAATGGCAATGAGTATAACTTTAACTTTGATAAGTTAGATCGCTGGATTGATTTAGCATTGAGTCATGGTATTAAGTACTTCGAAATGGCTCACTTATTTACACAATGGGGAGCAGTGGCTTGTCCTAAGATAATTGTTAAAGTAGATGGCCAAGAGGAGAAGCTTTTTGGCTGGCATACCAAGGCAACTAGTACTGAATATAAAGAGTTCTTGCAACAACTTCTAACAGCTATGCGTGAATATCTTGAAGCTAGAGGCTTGTGGGAGAAAACTTACTGGCATGTTTCCGATGAACCAAATTTAAGTAATATAGATACTTATGCAGAAGCAAAGAAAATAGTAGAACCATATTTACCAGCTGAGAGAACTATGGATGCTCTAAGTAACTATGAGTTCTTCGAAAAAGGTTTAGTTCCTAGACCAATACCTACAAATGATGCTATTGAACCATTCTTGGAGAATAATGTTGAGAATTTATGGACTTACTATTGTTGTGCACAGGTTCTAGAAGTCAGTAATAGAATAATTTCCATGCCTTCTGCTAGAAACAGAATTATAGGTGCACAGCTATATCTATATGATATTGAAGGTTTCTTGCAATGGGGATTTAATTTCTATAACGCTCAATTCTCAAGACATTTGCTTAATCCATACGTTAACGGCGATGCCATGAATGGATTCGTAAGTGGAGATGCATACCTAGTTTATCCTGGAATCAAGGGAGAAGCATTGGACTCAATTAGAGGCAGAGTATTCTTCGAAGCTTTACAGGACATGAGACTCCTAAAAGCGCTAGAGTTTCTAACAAGCAAGGATGAGGCTAAAGAAGTAATCAAATCTGTATTAGGATCCAATGTTACTTTTAAAGAGTATCCAAAAGGTGAAGCAGGTAAAGCTAAGTTGCTAGAATTGAATAAAGTTATTAAAGAAAAGATCTCAAATTTAGTAACTGGTGAAGAGTAG
- the mscL gene encoding large conductance mechanosensitive channel protein MscL, translated as MWKEFKEFIAKGNILDLAVGMVMGAAFTAIVNSLVNDIISPFIGLLIGQADFSQLVIKIGTAEVMLGNFINSVISFLIIALVLFFVIKGLNSLQKLNKKQVEEEAAAEEAAPSQEEVLLAEIRDLLKNK; from the coding sequence ATGTGGAAAGAATTTAAAGAATTTATCGCAAAAGGTAATATTCTAGATCTAGCAGTAGGTATGGTAATGGGTGCTGCATTTACAGCAATTGTTAACTCATTAGTTAATGACATTATCTCACCATTTATTGGTCTATTGATTGGTCAAGCAGATTTCTCACAATTAGTAATTAAGATTGGTACTGCTGAAGTTATGTTAGGTAACTTTATCAACTCAGTAATCAGCTTCTTAATTATTGCACTTGTTTTATTCTTTGTTATTAAAGGACTAAACTCCTTACAAAAACTAAACAAGAAACAAGTAGAAGAAGAAGCTGCAGCTGAAGAAGCAGCTCCAAGTCAAGAAGAAGTATTGCTAGCAGAAATTAGAGATCTTTTGAAAAATAAATAA
- a CDS encoding aldo/keto reductase — protein sequence MRYFKAVNETIQVPEIVLGVMRLPGISQEDANALVKRSIELGVNMFDTADIYAGGDSDIFLGKALKDVDREDYILQTKASIRPGRYDASTKHILESVDGSLQRLGLDYIDILLLHRPDALIEPEQVAEAFAKLHDEGKVKYFGVSNYNPYQIELLNRYLPDELKPKFNQMQFSVSHSNMVDVGINVNREVPAAIDYSAGTLQYSQLNDIRLQAWSPFQRSDLKGTFMNDPEYAELNKKLEEIADKYNTNPSAVAAAWILRHPAHIQVVLGTTKIKRLEDTVEACKFELTHEEWYEIYRASGKMIP from the coding sequence ATGAGATATTTTAAAGCAGTAAATGAAACAATTCAGGTGCCAGAGATAGTACTTGGCGTAATGAGATTACCTGGAATTTCACAAGAAGATGCAAATGCACTGGTAAAAAGATCAATTGAACTAGGTGTAAATATGTTTGATACAGCAGATATTTATGCTGGTGGCGATAGTGATATTTTCTTAGGTAAAGCTTTAAAAGATGTAGATAGAGAAGATTATATTCTACAAACAAAAGCATCAATAAGACCTGGAAGATACGATGCATCAACTAAGCACATTCTAGAATCTGTTGACGGAAGCTTGCAAAGATTAGGTCTAGATTATATTGATATTCTCTTGTTACATAGACCAGATGCGTTGATAGAGCCAGAGCAAGTTGCGGAGGCTTTTGCCAAGTTGCATGATGAAGGAAAGGTTAAATACTTCGGTGTAAGTAACTACAATCCATACCAAATTGAGTTGTTAAATCGCTATTTACCTGATGAGTTGAAACCAAAATTCAATCAAATGCAATTCAGTGTAAGTCACTCAAATATGGTTGATGTAGGAATTAATGTTAATAGAGAAGTACCTGCAGCGATAGATTATTCTGCTGGAACTCTACAGTATTCTCAATTAAATGATATTCGTCTACAAGCGTGGTCGCCATTCCAAAGAAGTGACCTCAAGGGTACATTTATGAATGATCCTGAGTACGCAGAATTAAACAAAAAATTAGAAGAGATTGCAGATAAATATAACACTAACCCTAGTGCAGTAGCTGCAGCTTGGATATTGAGACATCCAGCTCATATTCAAGTGGTTTTAGGTACTACTAAGATTAAACGCCTAGAAGATACTGTTGAAGCTTGTAAATTTGAATTGACTCATGAAGAATGGTACGAGATTTACAGAGCTAGCGGTAAGATGATTCCTTAA